The Streptomyces pratensis genomic interval TTCGGGGCAGCGTCGAGCCCCAAGGGGTCGGGGCTGATGTACCGGCCGACTGTGGGGTCGTAGTAGCGGAAGCAGTTGTAGTAGAGGCCGGTCTCGGCGTCGTCGTACTGGCCCGGGAAACGCAGTGGCGTGTAGGCGATGGCCGTTCGATTCCACGACGTTGTGCCCCACACGGTCATCCGGCTCTGCCAGGCGACCTTGCCGTGCTCGTCGACCAGCTCGGTGGGAGTGCCGATCAGGTCGGAGATGATGGCGAAGAACCTCGAGTCGGTCCCGGAGCCCGCTGCTGAAGACGACGCGAGGCCGGTACGGCGTTCCAGCTGGCTGAGTGGTGTCCGCCCGTCGTAGTCCCACGTGAGCGTGGTGCGCTGGGTTGTGTCCGTCTGCTCGACAAGGGTGGTGCCGTCCCAGGTGAAGTGCACTGAGTGCACGACGATGCCGTCCTCGTCCACCTGGTATTTGGCAGTCCGCCTCCCTAGAGGGTCGTAGCTGTACTGCCATAGAGCCCCGTCGGGAGTACGGCAGGAGATCAGCCGGTCTTCAGCGTCCCACGTGTACTTCCAGACGTCCGGCTTACGTGACAGCCGGGCCTTGTGCCGGGCGATGGTTCGCCCTGCTGCGTCGTAGGCACATCGGACGGATCCGGCACTCCGGAGCCTGGTGCCCTCGTAGATACGCGCGCCTCGCTCGTCGGGGCGGCGCGCCTGGTCGGGCCAGCTGCCCTCGGTCTGGTTGCCGACGCGGTCGTAGGCATACGTTTCGGACCAGTTCTCCGCCGTGACGCGCACAGGACGGCCGACCGGGTCCAGCTCGAAGCGCTTGGCTGTCGCGGCCACCGTGTCGGTGATCTTCCTCAGGAAGCCGTCCTCCCGGTATTCGTAGCACCAGGAACGCAGTTCCTGCTCACCGGACGCCACCGTGCGTGTAGCCAGACGACCGGCCTGGTCTCAGCCTGACGTGAGCGTCAGCGGCGCAGGACCAGTGCCTACGGTGCGGGTGCGTTCGCGGCCTCGGGGATCACGGGTGAAGGCCAGTGTGCGGCCGCCGGTGTGGAGCGTGGTGCGGTTGCCGGCGGAGTCGTAGGTGAGCTCGGAGATGACTCCGGTCGGGGTGATGCGGCGAGTCGTTCGCCCCGCCTGGTCGTGGGAGAAACGTATGGTTCGCCCGTCTACCGTCTCGGCGATCACGCGCCCGTTGGTGTCGCGCTCCCATGTCACCGTAGAAGTGGGAGACGTCGCTGCGCGCAGTTCACCGGCCGCGTCGTAGGTGTAGCGGGTGATCTGCCCCGCTGCGTCCTTGGAGATCACCCGGCCACCGGCGTCGTAGGTGAGAACGATGTGTTCGCCAAGAGGTGTGATGCGGTCCGTCAGGCGGCCGGCCGCATCGTAGGCATAGGCGTGGGTCCTGCTGTCGAAGTCGGTCTCGGAGACCAGGTTGCCTGCGGCGTCGTAGCTGTAGGACCAGGTCAGACCGTGCGGATTGCGGACCTTGGTGAGCCGCAGCTCGTTGTCGTAGTCGAACTCGTACCGTGCTCCGTCCGCCCCGATACGCGCCGCGAGCAGGGAGAAGTGGGTGTACTCGAAACGCGTCGTGTCTCCCCGCGGGTCCGTGTGGGCCAGGCAGTTGCCTTCGTCGTCCCAGCTCCAGGATTCCTCGGTTCCGTCAGGGCGCACACAGCGCGAGAGCCAGCCGTGTGGGCTCCACTCCATGAGTGTGACCGCACCGGCCGGGTCAGACATGCGCACCGGCCGACCAAATGAGTCGCGCCGGGTCTCGTACTGGTGGCCGAGGGGATCGGTGAGGGTGAGAACGACCCCCGCCCGGTCGTAGGTGAGGTGTTCACTCGCGCCTGTAGGGTCCACCCGCTCGGTGACCTCACCATGAACTCCGATGCGGTAGCTCGAGGAACTGTCGTCGGGCGCAGTGAGGGAAACGCGGTTTCCGCGTTCGTCGTACCTCCGCTGCCACACCGTGCCGTCCGGGCCGGTCGACCGGACGGGCAGGTTCAGCTCGTTGTATTCCATGGTCGACGTCGCGCCGTCCGGCTGCCGGACCGCGACAAGATTGCCACCCTCGTCCCACGTGAACTCAGCGGTGTTGCCGAGCGCGTCCGTCCGGGACAGCAAGTTGTCGTAGCGGTCCCACTGGCGCATCACCGTGTTGCCGAGAGGATCGGTTTCCGCGATCACCTGCCCGAGCTCGTTCAGCCGCGTGACGGTGACCGCTCCGGTCGAGTCGGTGAAGTAGGTGATCCGGCTCTCCGCGTCTAGGAGAATGACGACGACAAGGCTCCGTCCGGTCCCAGTGTCCGCACCACGCGGCCCGCAGCGTCGTACAAATACTGGTAGGTGTACCCGTTACGGTCCGTCCACGAGGTGATCCGATGCTCACCGTCGTACGAGAACCGCAGCGCAGGCCCGTCGAAGTTGCTGACGGCCTCCAGGTTGCCCTCGCCGTCGTATCCGAGGACGGCAACCTTGGAAGGGCCGTCCGGCGTGAGAACCTCGAGCGCTGTCACACGGCCCGCGACCGGGTCAGTCGTCACCGCCACGCGGTAGCCGCTCTCGTGTACCACCATCGTCGGCACGCCGTCGTGATCACGGGCTATCCGGAACGCGTTGCCATTGCTGTCCTCGATCTCCGCCAGCCAGTACTGACCCCCGGCCCGGTAAGGGCTGCCGGTGAAACGCCGTATCAGGCCCCCGTGCGGATCGCGTACGGCATACGTCACGTCGCCAAGGGCGCTGCGTGCCTCGATGCGCAGCGGGATCCTGTCGCCTTCAAGCGGCAAGACCTCCGTGCCGTCCTGGACAGGCATCGATGGATACACCAGGACAGATCCATCGTCCCGGGCCCAGGCCAGCCCGGTTACGCCCGGTTCCAGCCGCTCATCGAGCGTGCTCGCCCAGCTGGGGCCGAAGCTGTGGCCGTAGCCGTAGCTGGAGATGTGCGTACGGTTGAGCACCAGCGGGAGAGCACCAGGGAGTGCGAGATCGGTCTGGGCAAGCACCATCTCCCCGGACGCGATGTCGACAGGGTCGGTCTTGCACCGCCGGCTCAACAGCGACATGGCTATGTCACGAGCCCGCTCCCGGGCGTTGCCCAACCGTGAGGGCCGGGTGCGCCCGGTTTCCCGAGTGCTGCGGGCTCCCGAGCCGTCCTTGCCGCTCTTCCCGTCCTCGACCTTGGTCTTGCCAATACTGTCCCGAATGTCGAGATCAGTGTTCTTATGGGTTTTTGAACTGCTGCTGATGGCCGCAGGGAGTTTTTTGCCGATGTGCTCGCCCATGTCGCTCAGGGCCTTGGTGAGCTTCTCCATGACTCCGTCGATGGTGCTGTCCATGACGGCCGTCAGAGAGTCCTTGCCCCTCGCCCGCCCATGATGCCCCTTGGCCTTGCCGAGCTTGCCACTGGTCTTGTCGCGCATGGCGATCTGCACGGTGTTCAGGTGCATACCGGTGCGCGCGTGCGCATCATGATCAATCTTCGGCCCGCCCGCACTGCCCCCACCTGCGCCACCACCGGCGGAGGCGAGCTGCAGGCTGTCCTTGCCGGCCTGCGCCGTCTGGCCGGCGTCGTATCCGTTCTGCACGCCGGTGACGTTCAGCGCCGTCTGGATAGCCAGGTCCGTGACGATGCTCTCCAGCGCGGCGACCGCCGGCTGGGTGAGCGTGGCGACGATCTCAGCGACGGCGGCCTCCGCCATCTCCTTCAGAATCCTCTTGAACGCGATACGCGTTGCCGCAATCTTTCCCGCGGCGAGCAGCGTGGAGAGACCGGCTGTCACGGGCGCGAACGCAAGGGTGATATCCACCGTGGCACAGAGATCAGCCAGTTCACCCACGGCCGCGATCTTCCGGGCCACGATGATGTCCGCAACGCGATCCAGTGCGCCTGCGATCGTCCGGGCAGCCTTCCCCAAGTCCTTGTGCTTCCCCTGGACCTTCCTCCAGTGCTGATCCAGCGCGGACAGCGACTCACTGCCCCCTGACGACAGCAACGCCTGGATGTGCGCGTGCGCCGCGCCCGCGTCCTCGTCCGCGTCGTCCGCGAACTCCCGCAGCGCATCGGCCATGTCCCGATATGCGTCTTCGTCGACGTTCGGCCACCCCACACCAACGACATCGAGCATCGCGTCGACACCGTCAGGAATCGTGTAACCCACGATGCATCAACCCCGTTACCTCACCCGGTGGAACAAAGATCCACAGCGTGCCATGCGCCGCCCACACAGACCCAGACACGCCCCGGCCATCACCATCACCCGAACGGCTTCCGGCGCTTCGGCCGACGCGTGTTGATCGGCGCGTACGGGTTCTGCAACCGCGCCCCGCAGACAGGACCGCAAATCGCACCAGAGCACTCAGGAGGCACCACCGCCCATCCCCGACGCCCGCACCCTCGGCCCGGCCCACTACGTCGCCCGCCTTCTGGAACACGTCCTGGCCCGGCATCACGTTCCAGCAGGGGGTCGCCCTGCACGCCGCCGTCACCGCCGACGCCCCCAAGTCGCCGGTCCAGCAGCGGCTTTCCACTCCCGGGCCGGCTCAAGCTCGACAAGGAAGTACCGGTCGGCCTCGGAGTGGTGCCGGTCCCCGTACGGTCTCGGTCCCGACCTCCCGCCCGGTGCTGCGGTGGTCAGTTCTGTCTGACAAGATCCGTTCCCACACGGCAAATGTCATGTGCCGTTCATAAGAAATGCGTCAGGCCCGGTGCTCCGGCCCGGTCTTGACCTGGGAGGGGAACTGATGCACGCCACCACTCGACGGAGATTCCGGACGCTGGGCGCGGCCGTGAGCACACTCGCGCTGACTGCCGGGATCCACCTGGGGAGCGCCGGGGAAGCGGCCGCGGCCGTGGCCGAAGGGCCAGTCTTCAACAAGCCCACGGGCACGTACGAGGAGCAGCGTGCCATCCGTACGCAACTGCTCTCCTACATCACCACCGCGGCCCCGCAGTCGGACATCAAGGTGGCCCTGTACCACCTGTACGACGAGGAGGTGGCCCAGGCCCTCGCGGACGCCCACACGCTCCGCCAGGTGAACGTGCGGATCATGCTCGACTCGACCAGTGTGATCCCCACCGACGGCTCGTACGAGATCCTCGCGAACGCGCTGGGCACGGACCGTACCCAGTCGTCCTTCGTCGGACTCTGCCCCGCCAAGCGGTCCTGTTTCGGCGACCCCGACGCTCTGTCGAGCAACGGCATCAACCACAACAAGTTCTGGCTCTTCTCCCAGGTCGACGGGGCTTCGGATCTCGTCGTGCAGAGCTCGTCGAACATGTCGCCCTCGGGCTACACCCGCATGTGGAACAACGCCTTCGTCCTGCCGTTCAACCCCGCGATGTACGGGACGTTCGCGAGCTACTTCGACAAGCTCGTCGCCATGGACTGGAAGGCGTGGAAGTACACCTCGGTCACCCACGCACCCTTCAAGGCCTACTTCTTCCCCTACCCAGGGTCGGGCAACTCGCTGGACACCGTGTGGAACACGCTCGACAACGTCACCTGCAAGTGGACCGAGGGCAGCACGACCAAGCAGACGAAGATCCGGGTCGCGGTGCTGCGGCTCACCCGCCAGGGTGTCGCCGAGAAGCTGACCGCACTGCAGAAGGCCGGCTGCTCGGTCGACGTGCTCTACGCCGAGACCGACAGTGCCGCCGGCTCGGGGACGCCCGGCACCTGGGAGGCCCTGCACGCCTCGGGCGGGCCGGCGCTGCGCTGCTACAACCACGACGAGGACGGCGTCCCCTCGACCACCAACTCAGTGATCCACTCCAAGTACCTGCTCATCGACGGCAAGTACGACGGCGTGGTCAACAAACTCGTCTGGACCGGCAGTCACAACTACTCGGGCCCGGCTCTGCGCGAGAACGACGAGGCGCTGCTCAAGATCGACGATTCCACCTACCACGACGCCTACGTCGCGAACTTCAACGCGGCGAAGGCGGCGGCATTCCCAGGCACCGCCGACGACACCGACGCGTGCAAGGGCGTGAAGACGACCTCGGACGACTGACCCGGCACCGACACCCACCGGTTCCCGTTACGTCGACGCGGTGCGTCGGCCTGTGTCCCGGCTACCAGGCCAGGAGCCCGGTTCCAAAAGCCGGTCCACGGCTGTCGCATGCCCTCGCCCACGTGTTTCGCGGGGCAGCCGGTACCCGCCGGGCCCTGCTCGTATCGGTACCAGCCTGTTCTCCCGGCGAGCTCCGCTCGGCACCCGCCCCCCGGACACGCCCTCCACGCACACACCCACCCCTTCACCTCCTGCCGGTGACCTCACTCGGCAGGTGCTTCCTACGTTCCCGAGGACGGAACCTCCTTGAGACTCATACGATCCCGCGGCGTGGCCGCGGTGACAGCCAAGTGCCTGGTGGCAGGGCTGCTTTCGGTGCTGATGCTCAGCCCCGACGCGGCAGCCCTGCCCGACGGGTCCGAACCGCCTGTGGCGGCCCGTCCGCTGAACTTGCCGGTTCCCCAGGCCGCCGAGCCCTCCATGACGAAGGCCCCCGAGGTCACGTGGCCCACCGCGAAGACGGCCACCGTGGACCTGACCGCGAGCACGCCGGCCAAGGTCTCCGTCGTCTCCGTGACCGCCCACCGCGGCAGGGCAGCCAGGACGGCGCCCATCGCCCCGGGCGCCGACGAGGCCGCACCCACGTCCAAGGTCGACGTCCGGGTCCTCGACCGCCACCGCACCGAGGCCGTCGGCGGCCTCGGCCTCGCCCTCCAGGTGTCCCGACGGGACGAGGCGGCCGTTGCGGGAGCGGTCGACGTCACCATCGACTACTCCGGCTTCGCCCACGCCTACGGCGGCAACTTCGCCTCCCGCCTGCGCCTGGTGAAGCTGCCCGCCTGCGCCGCGACGACCCCGCGGGCCGCCCGCTGCCGCACGGCCGAGTACGTCGAGGCGACGAACGACACCGCGGCCGGGACGCTGCGTGCCACCGTCGAGGCGTCGCCGGACGTGGCGCAGATCTCCGGCATGGCAGCCGTCTCCCAGCCCTCCGTGTACGCGCTGACCTCCGGTTCGTCCTCGGACAAGGGCGACTACCGGGCCAGCACCCTTTCGCCCACCGGCAAATGGGACGTCTCCCTGGGCTCCGGCGCGTTCACCTACTCGGTTCCCATCGAGGTGCCCGACCCGCCCGTAGGCGAGGCACCCAGCCTGTCCCTCAACTACAACTCCCAGTCGGTGGACGGCCGTACGTCCACGTCCAACAACCAGTCGTCGTGGGTCGGCATGGGCTGGGACCTCAACGTCGGTTACATCGAACGGCGCTACAGGAACTGCACCCAGGACGGTCACCCCACCTTCGGTGACCTCTGCTGGGACTCGCCCAACTCCACCAAGGACCCCAACGGGGCCGTCTACGTCATCAACATCGGCGGTGTGACCTCCGAACTGATCCAGGACGACACCGGCACCGGCAGCTTCCACCTCCAGGACGACCCGGGCTGGCGCGTCCAGAAGCTCAACGGCGGCTACGGCTCCGACAACACCGACGAGTTCTGGGTCGTCACCCATCAGGACGGCACGCGTAACTACTTCGGCTGGGGCCGGGCCGAGCGCAAGAACTCCGACGGCGTCAACCCCAGGACCAACTCGGTCCTGACCGTGCCCGTCGTCGGTGACGACGAGGGCGAGCCCTGCCACGCCTCCTACCCCTCCCCGTGCCAGCAGGCCTGGCGCTGGAACCTGGACCGCGAGGTGACGCCCAACGAGGTGGAGAACTCCTACTTCTACGCCAAGGAGCGCAACTACTACCGCTCCGTCGCGGCCGCCGACAAGGCCCGCGGCTACGACAGCGCGTCGTACCTTGAGCGCGTCGAGTACGGCTGGTCCTCGCAGATCCCCGGCGCGCAGCTGCCCGCCATGGTGAAGTTCCAGCACGTCAACCGCTGCGTGGAGCGGATGGCGGAGAAAGACCCGCTGAACAAGGCCACCCCTGAATGCCCGACCGTCGACGCGAAGCCGGCGTCCTACCCCGACGTACCCGTCGACCTCATCTGCGACGGCCCCGACGACGGGGAGTCGTGTGCCGGCAAGACGTACTACCCCACGTTCTTCCAGCGCGGCATGCTGTGGGACATCAACACCTACGTCCGCGACAACGACAGCGCGGCGTGGGACGTGGTGACGCAGTACCAGATGAAGTACGCCCTGACGAACCCCGAAGGGGTCATCGACGGCACGCTGTGGCTGGACTACATCCAGCGGCGCGGCTACTCGGGCGACGACATCACACTGCCCACCATCAACTTCAACGGCGAGTACCTGGACAACCAGGTCGGCTCCTCGCTGCTCAATTTCCGCCGTATCAACAAGGTCTACACCGATCTCGGCTCCACCGTCGCGGTCACCTACGGCCACGCGACCGACGAGGACGGGACGATCGACCGGCAGTGCGACGCCGCGCGCCTGCCGACCCAGTCCGACAACACGTACGAGTGCTTCTGGCAGAAGTGGACCCCCGAGGGCGCCGAAGAAGCCAAGACGGGCTGGTTCAAGAAGTTCGTCGTCACCAAGGTCGTCGTGGATCCCGGTGACGGGAGCGAAGGCGCACCGGCGATGACCAGCACCTACGAGTACGACGGCGCGCCCGGTTGGCGCTTCACCGCCGACCCGCTCACCGCTGACGAGGACGAGACCTGGTCCGAGTGGCGCGGCTACGGCAAGGTCCTGGTCACCACCGGCGCCAACGCCAACAAGCACTCCACGTACCACTGGCTCTACCGGGGGCTCGACGGCGACCGCACGGACAAGTCCGACCCGGCCAAGACCCGGGCTGTGAAGGTCACCGACTCCGAGGACACCCAGTCCACCGACCACGCCTGGCTGGCCGGGAAGACGCTGGAGACGTCCCTGCGTGACAATGAGGGCTCCTCGCAGAGGCGCGAGTGGCACGAGTACTGGACCCACAACACCGCCCAGTACACCGGGCTGCCCGACGCCCGCCTGGTGCGGGAGTCGAAGACGCGCACCCTGGAGCGCGTGCACTCCTCGACCGACGCCCTGGCCACCTGGCGCGAGCACATCGTCGAGAACGAGTACGACGACAAGGAGGCCGCCAGCACCACCTTCGGCCTCCCCATGCGCGTGGACGACTGGGGCGAGACGAACGTCTCCGACAACACCTGCACCGAGTTCGGCCGCGCCTACAACACCGAGCAGCTCGACGGAACCGGCACCCGCCGCTGGATGGTGTACCCGGACGAGGAACGCCACTACAGCGTGTCCTGCACCACCCAGGCCGAGGACCAGGCCGCCGGTAACCCGGCGCTGCACCAGGACTCCGCCAAGACCACCTTCTACGACAACGCCACGTCGCTCGCCGAGAACGACACCGAGCTGACCGACGGCAACGCCACCGAGGCGCGCAGCTACACCGACGCGACGCACTACCGCTCCTCCACCGCCGTCTACGACCAGGCGGGCCGCGTCACCACC includes:
- a CDS encoding RHS repeat domain-containing protein, with amino-acid sequence MASGEQELRSWCYEYREDGFLRKITDTVAATAKRFELDPVGRPVRVTAENWSETYAYDRVGNQTEGSWPDQARRPDERGARIYEGTRLRSAGSVRCAYDAAGRTIARHKARLSRKPDVWKYTWDAEDRLISCRTPDGALWQYSYDPLGRRTAKYQVDEDGIVVHSVHFTWDGTTLVEQTDTTQRTTLTWDYDGRTPLSQLERRTGLASSSAAGSGTDSRFFAIISDLIGTPTELVDEHGKVAWQSRMTVWGTTSWNRTAIAYTPLRFPGQYDDAETGLYYNCFRYYDPTVGRYISPDPLGLDAAPNPVAYVLNPHMWMDPEGLIARGCTENGGWWNGMKPANLKNPDGSRRTDVNMEINHIPAKNSYAHLDEPGFRTNSEGGGAGMGPSIRMEYDHHRMMTSTGSGADSIQWRADQRALIDAGRWDQAMMMDINEVRANFGIQYELHIRDMIDSLAHNRKFQQMLEKRGWTIDYDILK
- a CDS encoding phospholipase D-like domain-containing protein; this translates as MHATTRRRFRTLGAAVSTLALTAGIHLGSAGEAAAAVAEGPVFNKPTGTYEEQRAIRTQLLSYITTAAPQSDIKVALYHLYDEEVAQALADAHTLRQVNVRIMLDSTSVIPTDGSYEILANALGTDRTQSSFVGLCPAKRSCFGDPDALSSNGINHNKFWLFSQVDGASDLVVQSSSNMSPSGYTRMWNNAFVLPFNPAMYGTFASYFDKLVAMDWKAWKYTSVTHAPFKAYFFPYPGSGNSLDTVWNTLDNVTCKWTEGSTTKQTKIRVAVLRLTRQGVAEKLTALQKAGCSVDVLYAETDSAAGSGTPGTWEALHASGGPALRCYNHDEDGVPSTTNSVIHSKYLLIDGKYDGVVNKLVWTGSHNYSGPALRENDEALLKIDDSTYHDAYVANFNAAKAAAFPGTADDTDACKGVKTTSDD
- a CDS encoding RHS repeat protein, giving the protein MIAETDPLGNTVMRQWDRYDNLLSRTDALGNTAEFTWDEGGNLVAVRQPDGATSTMEYNELNLPVRSTGPDGTVWQRRYDERGNRVSLTAPDDSSSSYRIGVHGEVTERVDPTGASEHLTYDRAGVVLTLTDPLGHQYETRRDSFGRPVRMSDPAGAVTLMEWSPHGWLSRCVRPDGTEESWSWDDEGNCLAHTDPRGDTTRFEYTHFSLLAARIGADGARYEFDYDNELRLTKVRNPHGLTWSYSYDAAGNLVSETDFDSRTHAYAYDAAGRLTDRITPLGEHIVLTYDAGGRVISKDAAGQITRYTYDAAGELRAATSPTSTVTWERDTNGRVIAETVDGRTIRFSHDQAGRTTRRITPTGVISELTYDSAGNRTTLHTGGRTLAFTRDPRGRERTRTVGTGPAPLTLTSG
- a CDS encoding RHS repeat domain-containing protein, translating into MGYTIPDGVDAMLDVVGVGWPNVDEDAYRDMADALREFADDADEDAGAAHAHIQALLSSGGSESLSALDQHWRKVQGKHKDLGKAARTIAGALDRVADIIVARKIAAVGELADLCATVDITLAFAPVTAGLSTLLAAGKIAATRIAFKRILKEMAEAAVAEIVATLTQPAVAALESIVTDLAIQTALNVTGVQNGYDAGQTAQAGKDSLQLASAGGGAGGGSAGGPKIDHDAHARTGMHLNTVQIAMRDKTSGKLGKAKGHHGRARGKDSLTAVMDSTIDGVMEKLTKALSDMGEHIGKKLPAAISSSSKTHKNTDLDIRDSIGKTKVEDGKSGKDGSGARSTRETGRTRPSRLGNARERARDIAMSLLSRRCKTDPVDIASGEMVLAQTDLALPGALPLVLNRTHISSYGYGHSFGPSWASTLDERLEPGVTGLAWARDDGSVLVYPSMPVQDGTEVLPLEGDRIPLRIEARSALGDVTYAVRDPHGGLIRRFTGSPYRAGGQYWLAEIEDSNGNAFRIARDHDGVPTMVVHESGYRVAVTTDPVAGRVTALEVLTPDGPSKVAVLGYDGEGNLEAVSNFDGPALRFSYDGEHRITSWTDRNGYTYQYLYDAAGRVVRTLGPDGALSSSFS